A genomic segment from Pseudomonas sp. S09G 359 encodes:
- a CDS encoding phage protein NinX family protein, with protein MMRYQTVELNDLEGWWLDYVIAGEVCEYGTNVSWRPGGYGADLTISVRKGPWKKFSPSTLWADAGPLIEEFRISLKHFDQGGWEASLESGESFTHHFPLIAAMKVLAMSKDKDGFQIQMYS; from the coding sequence ATGATGAGATACCAAACCGTTGAGCTGAATGATCTGGAGGGGTGGTGGCTCGACTATGTCATTGCCGGAGAGGTATGCGAATATGGCACGAACGTCAGCTGGCGTCCGGGTGGTTATGGTGCAGATTTAACGATTAGCGTTCGGAAAGGGCCGTGGAAAAAATTTTCGCCAAGCACGCTGTGGGCGGATGCGGGTCCGCTGATCGAGGAGTTCAGGATATCTCTTAAGCATTTCGACCAAGGTGGGTGGGAGGCAAGCTTAGAGAGTGGCGAGAGTTTCACCCATCACTTTCCTCTGATTGCCGCCATGAAAGTCTTGGCTATGTCCAAGGACAAAGATGGTTTTCAGATCCAAATGTACAGCTGA
- a CDS encoding DUF1799 domain-containing protein: MYSPDVPDTVIGMFGLAPGDLVEEVEVWPCNWPAFILFNRMSTQWRAGSGGAIGLDYSCLRDVAGFLGIKKKKLAEIFPDLQVLEGEALRVMAEERENSP, translated from the coding sequence ATGTATTCGCCTGATGTGCCGGACACGGTAATCGGCATGTTCGGCCTTGCCCCTGGCGACCTGGTTGAGGAAGTGGAGGTCTGGCCCTGCAACTGGCCAGCCTTCATCCTGTTCAACCGCATGTCCACCCAGTGGCGAGCAGGCTCTGGCGGCGCTATCGGTCTCGACTATAGCTGCCTCCGCGACGTGGCCGGATTTCTCGGTATCAAGAAAAAGAAACTCGCTGAAATCTTCCCTGACCTTCAGGTGCTGGAAGGCGAAGCCCTGCGCGTCATGGCGGAGGAAAGGGAAAACAGCCCGTAA
- a CDS encoding phage tail protein, giving the protein MGYKIPNGGTFQHAATYAAALAFATISNASEAVATVVGGTIAAGDIVLLTSGWSKLDSKVVRVKAATATAITLEGIDTTDTQVYPVAGGAGTMRKVLTWVQIPQISDVAFSGGEQNYLDVVFLEDDQGKQIPTDKSAASMVLTIADDPAQAFNGVLLKADAGKQIEAARLNLPGNDTLLYGTYTSFSKQPAVSRNNLLTRTVSLALQAEPTRYLTAAV; this is encoded by the coding sequence ATGGGCTACAAAATCCCGAACGGCGGCACCTTCCAGCACGCCGCAACCTACGCTGCCGCACTGGCGTTCGCCACCATCAGCAACGCTAGTGAGGCGGTGGCCACTGTTGTAGGTGGCACCATCGCTGCCGGCGATATTGTTCTCTTGACGTCTGGCTGGAGCAAGCTGGATAGCAAGGTGGTGCGCGTGAAGGCAGCCACGGCCACGGCGATTACCCTAGAAGGCATCGACACTACCGACACGCAGGTCTATCCGGTCGCTGGTGGCGCAGGCACGATGCGCAAGGTGCTGACCTGGGTGCAGATCCCGCAAATCTCCGACGTGGCCTTCTCCGGTGGCGAACAGAACTACCTGGATGTGGTGTTCCTCGAGGATGACCAGGGCAAGCAGATCCCTACCGACAAATCGGCAGCAAGTATGGTGCTCACCATCGCCGATGACCCGGCTCAGGCGTTCAACGGGGTGCTGCTGAAGGCGGACGCCGGCAAGCAGATCGAAGCGGCGCGCCTGAACCTGCCCGGTAACGACACCCTGCTGTACGGCACCTACACGTCGTTCTCCAAACAGCCAGCGGTGTCCCGCAACAACCTGCTGACCCGTACCGTCAGCTTGGCGTTGCAGGCCGAGCCGACACGCTACCTGACGGCGGCGGTGTAA
- a CDS encoding phage tail tape measure protein, producing MNIAELGVKIDSADAIQAKTSLDEMAKAGGRAEQSAVSLMNEMQALEKSLSSSAKTTQDLAKQRDALAKLTKTGAYGEAEAAKISAQLDKQQIALAKSALDEQKALNSLLGAIDPARAALAKLDTQVEQLGKHLDAGRISQDQYNSALGKIDKDYAKLEKTTTGFDKLRLGTRQAQENVVQLGNALSSGDWGSGVRAVAQLGAGAGAGAAGLLAILAPLALATAAVGGLAYAYHRGSEEQDSYNKSLILTGNYAGVSAGQLGDMARQVSATVGTTGQAAAVLAMLADNGKIAGESFAGITKAAVSMQEATGKAVSETVAEFVKLADDPVKASAALNEQYHYLTASVFSQIAALEEQRDHAGAVKLATESYADAINERTPRILENLSFWEKGYNAVARAADSLKNIGRPDIGADIEQARRDLASAQSGDVGLFQNKQEMIDLYQNRLNMLEDQKAAQAEIAKLESDQAKAQQAAITSMQKVDALTKSSWTNEQKRADALKDYKKQLDDIRKVAPNDPRLAQATVDKNIANINDKFKDPKAAGTQVDLTSFNNAKNDLAAITDTYKNYQKELEAAQKAGLLSEEDYLLRRQALIGNQLDQTKAGYEAEISALEGAKGKKSTSAAQSIQLDQKIADARAGMVKAQKDADSQLEVLATNETGRLAKQERAISTYVQALGQQQRALELAGQRAVLGVGQGDRQNALSGELNSQQDRFAQQSLELANQKSDPSRNMSEEEFKRKSQALADANKAATDQIRQNYADVEAAQGDWTNGATAAWDNYLDSAANIAGQTKSLFGNAFSSMEDSIVNFAMTGKASFSDFAKSILADMARIATRQASSALLGSLVGAAASYLGGSAAGGGNGLAAGSSGAASSNLGASSAGYSNTYFPQAKGGAWSGGMQMFADGGAFTNSIVSKPTAFGMANGKTGVMGEAGEEAIMPLTRTSSGKLGVMAMGGGGAGGTQINVEVHIDGDGNASSTADAPGYDLFGKELATFVEQKYQELRSRDMRQGGVINNAIKGR from the coding sequence ATGAACATTGCAGAACTCGGCGTCAAGATCGACTCGGCCGATGCAATCCAGGCAAAAACGAGCCTGGATGAAATGGCGAAGGCCGGCGGCCGGGCCGAGCAGTCCGCCGTTTCGCTGATGAACGAAATGCAGGCGCTGGAAAAGTCGCTGTCCAGCAGCGCCAAAACCACCCAGGACCTGGCAAAGCAGCGTGACGCTCTCGCCAAACTGACCAAGACCGGCGCCTATGGCGAGGCCGAGGCGGCGAAGATCTCGGCTCAGCTCGATAAGCAGCAGATCGCCTTGGCCAAGTCTGCCCTCGACGAACAGAAGGCCCTGAACAGCCTGCTGGGTGCCATCGACCCAGCTCGCGCTGCACTCGCTAAACTGGACACGCAGGTCGAGCAGCTTGGCAAACACCTGGATGCCGGGCGGATCAGCCAGGACCAATACAACAGCGCCCTGGGCAAGATCGATAAGGATTACGCCAAGCTCGAAAAGACCACCACCGGTTTCGACAAACTGCGTCTCGGCACCCGCCAGGCTCAGGAAAACGTAGTTCAGCTCGGTAATGCGTTGTCGTCGGGTGACTGGGGTAGCGGCGTGCGTGCGGTTGCTCAACTGGGGGCCGGGGCAGGTGCAGGTGCTGCGGGGTTGCTCGCTATTCTGGCGCCGCTGGCCTTGGCCACCGCTGCCGTGGGTGGCCTGGCGTATGCCTACCACAGAGGCAGCGAAGAACAGGACAGCTACAACAAGTCGCTGATCCTTACCGGCAACTATGCAGGGGTTAGCGCTGGGCAGTTGGGCGACATGGCGCGCCAAGTCAGCGCGACCGTGGGCACCACAGGCCAGGCCGCTGCGGTACTGGCGATGCTGGCGGATAACGGCAAGATCGCTGGCGAGAGTTTTGCGGGCATCACCAAGGCCGCCGTTTCGATGCAGGAAGCGACCGGTAAAGCCGTCAGCGAGACGGTCGCCGAGTTCGTGAAGCTTGCCGACGACCCAGTTAAGGCTTCCGCTGCCCTGAATGAGCAATATCACTATCTGACGGCTTCGGTGTTCTCGCAGATCGCCGCGCTGGAAGAGCAGCGCGACCATGCTGGCGCCGTAAAGCTTGCGACCGAGTCTTACGCTGACGCGATCAACGAGCGCACGCCGAGGATTTTGGAGAACCTGAGCTTCTGGGAGAAAGGCTACAACGCGGTCGCACGCGCTGCTGACAGTCTCAAGAACATCGGGCGCCCGGACATTGGTGCAGATATTGAGCAGGCACGCCGAGACCTGGCGAGCGCACAGTCCGGCGACGTTGGTCTGTTCCAAAACAAGCAGGAGATGATTGATCTCTATCAAAACCGCTTGAATATGCTTGAGGACCAGAAGGCGGCACAGGCTGAAATTGCAAAGCTGGAAAGCGATCAGGCGAAAGCCCAACAAGCTGCGATCACCTCGATGCAAAAGGTGGACGCCCTAACCAAGTCCTCGTGGACGAATGAGCAAAAGCGCGCCGACGCACTCAAGGACTACAAAAAACAACTCGACGATATCCGAAAGGTAGCGCCAAACGATCCGCGCCTGGCCCAGGCGACGGTCGACAAAAATATCGCCAACATCAACGACAAATTCAAGGACCCGAAAGCAGCTGGCACCCAAGTCGACTTGACTAGTTTCAACAACGCCAAGAACGACCTGGCGGCGATCACCGACACCTACAAGAACTATCAGAAGGAACTGGAAGCGGCTCAGAAGGCCGGCCTGCTGTCCGAGGAAGACTATCTGCTGCGCCGCCAGGCGCTGATCGGCAATCAACTCGACCAGACCAAGGCCGGCTATGAGGCCGAGATTTCTGCGCTGGAGGGAGCGAAGGGCAAGAAGAGCACATCGGCCGCGCAAAGCATCCAGCTTGACCAGAAGATCGCCGACGCGCGCGCAGGAATGGTCAAGGCGCAGAAGGATGCTGATAGCCAGCTTGAGGTTCTCGCGACCAACGAGACCGGCCGGCTTGCCAAACAGGAGCGGGCGATCAGCACTTACGTGCAGGCGCTGGGGCAGCAACAGCGTGCGTTGGAGTTGGCAGGCCAGCGCGCAGTGCTCGGCGTAGGGCAGGGCGATCGCCAGAACGCGCTCAGTGGCGAACTCAACAGCCAGCAAGACCGGTTTGCTCAGCAGTCGCTGGAGCTGGCCAACCAGAAATCCGATCCGTCGCGCAACATGTCGGAGGAAGAGTTCAAGCGCAAGTCGCAGGCGCTCGCAGACGCGAACAAGGCTGCGACTGATCAAATCCGGCAGAACTACGCGGATGTGGAGGCCGCCCAGGGCGACTGGACGAATGGGGCTACGGCCGCCTGGGACAACTACCTGGATTCGGCAGCCAACATTGCCGGCCAGACTAAGAGCTTGTTCGGCAACGCCTTCAGTTCCATGGAGGACTCAATCGTCAACTTTGCCATGACCGGTAAGGCGTCGTTCTCGGACTTCGCCAAATCGATCCTGGCCGACATGGCGCGTATCGCGACCCGCCAAGCCAGCTCCGCATTGCTGGGCAGTCTGGTGGGTGCGGCGGCAAGCTACCTCGGAGGTAGTGCTGCTGGCGGCGGCAATGGGCTGGCTGCCGGGTCTTCTGGCGCTGCATCGTCAAACCTCGGCGCCTCTTCGGCCGGCTACTCCAACACCTACTTCCCGCAAGCCAAGGGCGGCGCGTGGTCGGGGGGTATGCAGATGTTCGCCGACGGCGGTGCATTCACGAACTCCATCGTCAGCAAACCCACGGCGTTTGGCATGGCCAACGGCAAGACCGGCGTTATGGGTGAGGCTGGTGAGGAGGCGATCATGCCCCTGACTCGGACGTCGAGCGGTAAGCTTGGGGTTATGGCCATGGGCGGCGGTGGGGCTGGCGGAACGCAGATCAATGTCGAGGTACACATCGACGGTGACGGAAACGCATCGTCAACGGCTGATGCACCTGGCTATGACCTCTTCGGCAAGGAGCTGGCGACGTTCGTAGAGCAGAAATACCAGGAACTGCGGAGCAGGGACATGCGCCAGGGCGGCGTCATCAACAACGCAATTAAGGGGCGATGA
- a CDS encoding C40 family peptidase, which produces MRKHIIAAIQSHAAAEYPRECCGLLLAVGRAQKYFPCRNIAKEPNEEFRIDPEDYAAAEDLGEVIGIVHSHPDATSRPSPHDLAMCEATALPWHILSWPEGDMRTITPTGSTPLLKRPFVHGAWDCWQVCADWYAREWGLEFEAFQRTDGWWESAENASLYEQNYEAAGFVRVDRPQRGDMIVMQVGRTVHPNHAGIYLGTDPALPGEDSGAFGPGPFLLHHLYGRPSEIIVYGGSWHDRTRLILRHRDVKQPTDVV; this is translated from the coding sequence ATGCGCAAGCACATCATCGCGGCGATCCAGTCGCACGCGGCGGCGGAATATCCACGTGAGTGCTGCGGCCTGCTGTTGGCCGTCGGCCGGGCACAGAAGTACTTCCCGTGCCGGAACATCGCCAAGGAGCCGAACGAAGAGTTCCGGATTGACCCAGAGGACTACGCCGCGGCGGAGGACTTGGGTGAGGTGATCGGCATCGTTCACTCACACCCGGACGCCACCAGCAGACCGTCACCGCACGACCTGGCCATGTGCGAGGCCACGGCCTTGCCCTGGCACATTTTGTCCTGGCCCGAGGGCGACATGCGCACGATCACACCAACGGGCAGCACGCCGCTGCTCAAACGGCCGTTCGTGCATGGGGCCTGGGATTGCTGGCAGGTCTGCGCTGACTGGTACGCACGCGAATGGGGTTTGGAGTTCGAAGCCTTTCAGCGCACCGATGGCTGGTGGGAGAGTGCGGAGAACGCGAGCCTGTACGAGCAAAACTACGAGGCGGCCGGGTTTGTACGCGTCGACCGACCGCAACGCGGCGACATGATCGTCATGCAGGTTGGCCGCACCGTTCACCCGAACCATGCTGGGATATACCTGGGTACCGATCCTGCGTTGCCTGGTGAAGATTCGGGCGCCTTCGGCCCCGGACCGTTCCTCCTGCACCACCTGTACGGCAGACCGTCCGAGATTATCGTCTACGGCGGCTCCTGGCACGACCGAACACGCTTGATTCTCAGGCACAGAGACGTAAAACAACCAACTGACGTGGTATGA
- a CDS encoding phage tail terminator-like protein codes for MSHAIIASIYEAKLIAWNAARSEKLKIVFENTAYTPAAGETYLRAFTIPGDTASNTLGGDHRLFTGVFQVSIIAPSGTGKAKTNPIAAELTDLFPLYARDTKGALTVVTMSPVDPGPGITGDSTYTVPASFLYRADTN; via the coding sequence ATGAGTCACGCAATAATAGCCTCGATCTACGAGGCCAAGCTCATCGCCTGGAACGCTGCCAGGTCGGAGAAGCTGAAGATCGTGTTCGAGAACACGGCCTACACGCCGGCGGCAGGCGAGACGTATTTGCGTGCTTTCACAATTCCGGGCGATACCGCGAGCAACACGCTCGGCGGCGATCACCGGCTGTTCACCGGAGTGTTCCAGGTGAGCATTATCGCGCCGTCCGGTACCGGCAAGGCCAAGACGAATCCAATAGCAGCCGAATTGACCGACCTGTTCCCTCTATACGCGCGGGACACGAAGGGCGCGCTGACCGTTGTGACAATGTCGCCAGTTGACCCAGGGCCCGGCATCACAGGCGATTCAACTTATACCGTTCCAGCCTCGTTCTTGTACCGAGCCGACACCAACTGA
- a CDS encoding minor capsid protein, whose protein sequence is MAANQAILDATIRHAVFLEQLKSGEVAKFAPFLKEIDRSIRERLTRADLTDYTVVRLERLLSEVDSLLLGIFDRYSERLNLDLVDIANYEAEFEATSLTRAAPVGVTFDAAVPGAAAIRAAILTNPLSVRGADGGKLLKSFIDGFTATERQRLTGAIRQGFFEGQTNFQIIKNIRGTKALQYNDGILATTNRNAGAIVRTAVQHVATQARMETLKENSDVVQSVEWVSTLDSKTTSQCRTLDKRRFKLTEGPRPPIHINCRSTVVAVTRFSALFAKDATRASLGDAGAQQVRADLSYYDWLKQQPAAFQDKAIGPVRAKLFREGGLSIERFSELQLDRNFAPLTLVQMRVLEPLAFERAGI, encoded by the coding sequence ATGGCGGCAAATCAAGCAATCCTTGACGCCACCATCCGGCATGCCGTCTTCCTGGAGCAGCTCAAGTCGGGAGAGGTGGCGAAGTTCGCACCCTTCCTCAAGGAGATCGATCGCTCGATTCGCGAGCGACTGACCCGGGCAGACCTGACGGATTACACCGTCGTCCGCCTAGAGCGGCTGCTGAGCGAGGTTGATAGCCTCCTGCTGGGCATCTTCGACCGGTACAGCGAGAGGCTGAACCTCGACCTGGTGGATATCGCCAACTACGAGGCCGAGTTTGAAGCGACCAGCCTGACTCGGGCGGCGCCGGTTGGCGTCACCTTCGACGCTGCGGTGCCTGGTGCTGCTGCGATCCGCGCGGCGATCCTCACCAATCCGCTCAGTGTGCGCGGCGCCGACGGCGGGAAGCTGCTCAAGTCGTTCATTGATGGCTTCACCGCAACAGAGCGGCAACGCCTCACTGGCGCGATCAGGCAGGGCTTCTTCGAGGGCCAGACGAACTTCCAGATCATCAAAAACATTCGCGGCACCAAGGCACTCCAGTACAACGACGGCATCCTGGCCACGACCAACCGCAACGCCGGCGCCATCGTGCGGACGGCGGTGCAGCACGTCGCCACCCAGGCGCGCATGGAGACGCTGAAGGAAAACAGCGACGTTGTGCAGTCAGTGGAGTGGGTCAGCACCCTGGATTCGAAGACCACCAGCCAATGCCGGACGCTCGATAAGCGTCGGTTCAAGCTGACTGAGGGGCCGAGGCCACCGATCCACATCAATTGCCGCTCGACGGTGGTGGCGGTGACGCGCTTCAGCGCTCTGTTTGCTAAGGACGCCACTCGGGCATCCCTCGGTGACGCCGGCGCCCAGCAGGTGAGGGCTGACCTTAGCTATTACGACTGGCTCAAGCAGCAGCCGGCGGCGTTTCAGGATAAGGCCATCGGTCCGGTTCGGGCGAAGTTGTTCCGCGAAGGCGGCCTGAGCATCGAACGCTTTTCCGAGCTGCAGCTTGATCGCAACTTTGCACCTCTGACCCTCGTGCAGATGCGTGTTCTTGAGCCGTTGGCGTTTGAGCGGGCAGGTATTTGA
- a CDS encoding phage tail assembly chaperone yields MAKIRIAQKATFNAPVLIPIVGSAPEKVEFTFKYRDRSELAALFDEWNEARNKARAALGDKPSWSEVVAVDTEQQAQQIKDLVVSWGFDDEYSDDNIVAFVKSCQGAAEAVVKAYEGAYSQARLGN; encoded by the coding sequence ATGGCTAAGATCCGTATTGCGCAAAAGGCTACGTTCAATGCGCCCGTGCTGATCCCGATCGTCGGCAGCGCGCCCGAGAAGGTCGAGTTCACCTTCAAGTACCGGGATCGCTCCGAGCTTGCCGCGCTGTTCGATGAATGGAACGAGGCGCGGAACAAGGCGAGAGCCGCGCTGGGCGACAAGCCTTCTTGGTCTGAAGTGGTTGCCGTGGATACCGAGCAGCAAGCGCAGCAGATCAAGGACCTGGTAGTCAGCTGGGGCTTCGATGACGAATACAGCGACGACAACATCGTCGCATTCGTGAAGTCTTGCCAGGGTGCCGCCGAGGCGGTCGTTAAGGCCTACGAAGGTGCATACAGCCAGGCCCGCCTGGGAAACTGA
- a CDS encoding phage minor tail protein L, with product MALITDIQKLEPGGEIRLFEIDGTEYGADYLRFHGHAIPHTAEELLAYEGSEEDLPAKSIIWQGQEYAAWPVQIEGISSSSDGTASRPTFAAGNVNGRVTALCLAFEDMLKFKLTVRETLAQYLDAANYPDGNPAADPTQEALEIWYIDQKTSEDGQVVVWELSSPGEIDNHGLPGRQMTTFCHWAMTNGYRGPDCGYTGAAMFDDEDNPTDDPALDQCKGCLSSCKLRFGENNELSFGGFPAVSLIARS from the coding sequence ATGGCCCTGATCACGGACATCCAGAAACTGGAGCCCGGCGGCGAGATTCGCCTGTTCGAAATTGACGGCACCGAATACGGCGCCGATTACCTGCGCTTCCACGGTCACGCCATCCCGCATACGGCTGAGGAGTTGCTGGCTTACGAGGGCTCCGAAGAGGACCTGCCCGCCAAGTCAATTATCTGGCAGGGCCAGGAGTACGCGGCCTGGCCGGTGCAGATTGAGGGTATCTCCTCGAGCAGCGACGGCACCGCCTCTCGGCCGACGTTCGCCGCGGGCAACGTCAACGGGCGCGTCACGGCGCTGTGCCTGGCTTTCGAGGACATGCTCAAGTTCAAGCTCACAGTCCGCGAGACCCTGGCGCAGTACCTGGATGCGGCGAACTACCCTGACGGTAACCCAGCCGCTGACCCGACTCAGGAAGCGCTGGAGATCTGGTACATCGACCAGAAAACCAGCGAGGACGGTCAGGTGGTGGTGTGGGAGCTGTCTTCCCCGGGCGAGATCGACAACCACGGGCTTCCAGGGCGCCAAATGACGACGTTCTGCCATTGGGCCATGACCAACGGCTACCGGGGGCCGGACTGCGGCTACACCGGCGCTGCCATGTTCGACGACGAGGACAACCCCACGGATGACCCCGCACTGGACCAGTGCAAGGGCTGCCTGTCGTCCTGCAAGCTGCGCTTCGGAGAGAACAACGAACTGTCCTTCGGTGGATTCCCCGCCGTTTCTCTGATTGCCCGGAGCTGA
- a CDS encoding tail assembly protein translates to MQASAINYQPMTTIRLHGQLRQFGKSFRLSVKSPAEAIKALCVQIPGFERFLSNAKSRGLEFAVFRDKRNIGEKELNYSGAGDIRIVPVVVGSKRGGILQTIVGAILIVVGVIFSATPFGTPLIGAGIGLVAGGVIQMLSPQAGGLKTSAAPENTPGYAFGSAKNTTASGNPVSLCAGRRRWGGAIISAAVYAEDQM, encoded by the coding sequence ATGCAGGCATCAGCGATCAACTATCAACCCATGACCACGATTCGTTTACATGGGCAGTTACGCCAGTTTGGGAAATCGTTCAGGCTGTCGGTGAAGTCGCCGGCAGAGGCCATTAAGGCGCTTTGCGTCCAGATCCCTGGGTTCGAGCGGTTTCTGTCTAACGCCAAGTCTCGCGGGCTTGAGTTCGCGGTGTTTCGCGACAAGCGCAACATCGGTGAAAAGGAGCTGAACTACAGCGGAGCCGGCGACATTCGTATTGTGCCCGTGGTGGTGGGAAGCAAGCGTGGCGGCATCCTTCAGACCATCGTTGGCGCGATACTGATCGTAGTGGGCGTCATCTTTTCCGCGACCCCCTTCGGCACGCCGCTTATTGGCGCCGGCATCGGCCTTGTCGCTGGCGGCGTTATCCAGATGCTCAGCCCGCAGGCTGGCGGCCTTAAGACCAGCGCGGCGCCCGAGAACACCCCCGGCTACGCCTTCGGTAGCGCCAAGAACACCACGGCCTCCGGCAATCCTGTGTCGCTGTGTGCTGGCCGCCGGCGCTGGGGTGGCGCGATCATCAGTGCCGCCGTTTACGCCGAAGACCAGATGTAA
- a CDS encoding phage tail protein produces MAIERFTWATEKGAEGDIAQRVRSKQFGDGYEQSVEDGLNNRSQSWPVTFTGLKGRIKEIMAFLDRHKGAKGFLWEPPLGELGLYKCNGYKPVHRGGQVYAITATFQQTFHP; encoded by the coding sequence ATGGCTATCGAACGATTCACCTGGGCGACGGAGAAGGGCGCTGAGGGCGATATTGCCCAGCGGGTCCGCTCCAAGCAGTTCGGCGATGGATACGAGCAGTCGGTCGAGGATGGCCTCAATAACCGGTCGCAATCCTGGCCCGTGACCTTCACGGGCTTGAAGGGGCGCATCAAGGAAATCATGGCGTTCCTCGACCGACACAAAGGGGCGAAGGGCTTCCTCTGGGAGCCGCCCCTGGGTGAGCTTGGCCTCTACAAGTGCAACGGCTACAAGCCAGTGCACCGCGGTGGCCAGGTCTATGCCATCACTGCGACTTTCCAGCAAACCTTTCATCCCTGA
- a CDS encoding major capsid protein: MSLSQMQVFNEYIMPATLETLDQYLAAFNAASRGAIVLSPDGFTGDFLQESFFQTLAAAQRRVDRYSANAAVAATDLTELKNTSVKVAGGFGPIRYEPSQMTWLERPTAQGIEVASRAFAEILLKDQLNTAIAALVAAITAQAAAVNDVSATAGITYAGLNNAHAKFGDASQNLVTQVMQGTSYHKLVGQNLANQQQLFQAGNVRVVDILGKISVVTDAPALMQAGTPNKEIILSLVQGAALVHDGRDIISNVQTTNGKERIETTLQTDYTFGLGLKGYTWDTTTGGKSPTDAELATGTNWDKTATSIKHTAGVALIGDASK, from the coding sequence ATGTCCCTGTCGCAAATGCAGGTTTTCAACGAATACATCATGCCGGCGACTCTCGAGACGCTGGACCAGTATCTCGCTGCGTTCAACGCCGCCAGCCGCGGTGCAATCGTGCTGTCTCCTGACGGCTTCACTGGTGACTTCCTTCAGGAGTCGTTCTTCCAGACCCTGGCCGCTGCTCAGCGTCGCGTGGACCGCTACAGCGCGAACGCCGCCGTCGCTGCCACCGACCTGACCGAGCTGAAGAACACTTCGGTGAAGGTAGCCGGCGGCTTCGGTCCGATCCGCTACGAGCCATCCCAAATGACCTGGCTGGAGCGCCCAACCGCCCAAGGCATCGAAGTTGCCAGCCGTGCGTTCGCTGAAATCCTCCTGAAGGACCAGCTGAACACCGCGATCGCCGCTCTGGTCGCCGCTATCACCGCCCAGGCTGCTGCCGTCAACGATGTGTCGGCTACCGCTGGCATCACCTACGCCGGCCTGAACAACGCCCACGCGAAGTTCGGCGACGCAAGCCAGAACCTGGTAACCCAGGTGATGCAGGGCACCAGCTACCACAAGTTGGTCGGCCAGAACCTGGCAAACCAACAGCAGCTGTTCCAGGCGGGCAACGTCCGCGTCGTGGACATCCTCGGCAAGATCTCCGTTGTGACGGATGCCCCGGCGCTGATGCAGGCCGGCACCCCGAACAAGGAAATCATCTTGTCTCTGGTGCAAGGCGCTGCCCTTGTCCACGACGGCCGCGACATCATCAGCAACGTCCAGACCACCAACGGCAAGGAGCGTATCGAAACCACGCTCCAAACCGACTACACCTTTGGCCTGGGTCTGAAGGGCTACACCTGGGACACCACCACCGGCGGCAAGTCGCCAACCGACGCCGAACTGGCGACCGGTACCAACTGGGACAAGACCGCCACCAGCATCAAGCACACCGCCGGTGTGGCTCTGATCGGTGACGCCTCCAAGTAA
- a CDS encoding DnaT-like ssDNA-binding protein codes for MTLIIEDGTGKPDAESYASAEDLAMYAVKFGTVIPAGVPEQEALLRRAALAMDGKTWKGRKMSSEQALAWPRRGVELDCQIKPDNYLPARIQYGQMALAAEIHQDDIDPVEKRKGAVLLDRVEGAVTRQYAAIPSTSNRLLPAAPDRPSATQFADYLAKRGLFAVRA; via the coding sequence ATGACACTCATCATCGAGGACGGTACCGGTAAGCCGGACGCCGAAAGCTACGCGAGCGCCGAGGACCTGGCCATGTATGCCGTGAAGTTCGGCACGGTCATCCCCGCAGGCGTTCCCGAGCAGGAAGCGTTGCTGCGCCGGGCCGCGTTGGCGATGGATGGCAAGACCTGGAAAGGCCGCAAGATGAGCAGCGAGCAGGCGTTGGCCTGGCCGCGCCGGGGTGTTGAGCTGGACTGCCAGATCAAGCCAGACAACTACCTGCCGGCACGGATCCAGTACGGCCAGATGGCCCTGGCCGCCGAGATCCATCAGGACGACATCGACCCGGTGGAGAAGCGCAAAGGCGCGGTGCTGCTGGATCGTGTTGAGGGCGCGGTGACGCGGCAGTATGCGGCAATTCCTTCGACCAGCAACCGGCTGTTGCCAGCGGCGCCGGATCGGCCGAGCGCTACGCAGTTTGCGGATTATCTAGCCAAGCGTGGCCTTTTTGCAGTTAGAGCCTAA